The Stomoxys calcitrans chromosome 3, idStoCalc2.1, whole genome shotgun sequence genome includes a region encoding these proteins:
- the LOC106083716 gene encoding uncharacterized protein LOC106083716, which translates to MPMATITVQRTPLSIAEQQKPSTRTNSNHELWHEQQSINASSNNSSTSHRRTSSAPRSLTTKKSKTLTKQTPVVVSTDTLEGDDRWAAESLPPEWQLFTDKVEEIKNVERSEAIECGSVSYQEIYDEPPDYRIYQEGEVNEFFNGPLASASHIPKTISEICLVNDHYILVKMPSQLDLQQAGNNANTQNISFSEVEQRSGKKLCHYLRRKPQRIRKITPINEEPDCMESNKSEGSKNSKSLHCLNVKSCWQTHDDEVEVYETRTTVQKSAPQAIVRRDVSMKSSHKSCQTSCAVTSANNPLKSHEGLTEIPSISGNLLKSSLCERVSLFHTGSLVVGDPNDPNVWNLSHSRKKVTQRCRSRFQWLWRPFRGRQRNPITNKPKIQAVVHKSYFVKWTKPPECLHHGYGGARFTTLAADVEASVLRRCRSALF; encoded by the coding sequence ATGCCAATGGCAACGATAACTGTACAACGGACTCCCCTAAGCATAGCCGAACAACAAAAGCCATCAACAAGGACTAACTCCAATCATGAGCTATGGCATGAGCAGCAATCAATAAACGCTTCAAGCAATAACAGCAGCACTTCTCATAGGCGAACGTCGTCTGCCCCGCGAAGCTTAAcgacaaaaaaatcaaaaacattgACCAAACAAACACCTGTTGTGGTGTCCACCGATACCCTTGAAGGTGACGATAGGTGGGCAGCGGAGAGCTTGCCGCCAGAATGGCAACTATTCACCGACAAAGTTGAGGAAATAAAAAATGTCGAAAGGTCGGAGGCAATTGAGTGTGGTAGTGTATCGTATCAGGAAATCTATGACGAGCCACCAGACTATCGCATCTATCAGGAGGGCGAAGTAAATGAGTTCTTCAATGGGCCATTAGCAAGTGCTAGCCACATACCCAAGACCATATCGGAAATATGTTTGGTAAATGATCATTACATATTGGTTAAGATGCCATCGCAATTGGATTTACAGCAAGCTGGGAACAATGCCAACACTCAAAACATTTCATTCTCCGAAGTCGAACAGAGGTCAGGGAAGAAATTGTGTCATTATCTGCGTAGAAAGCCGCAACGCATTAGAAAAATTACCCCCATCAATGAGGAGCCAGATTGCATGGAATCCAACAAATCGGAAGGTAGTAAAAATTCCAAATCTTTGCATTGCCTGAATGTTAAATCCTGTTGGCAGACCCACGACGATGAGGTGGAAGTTTATGAGACTCGTACAACAGTTCAAAAATCAGCACCTCAGGCTATTGTAAGAAGAGATGTTTCCATGAAATCTTCGCACAAATCCTGTCAGACATCTTGTGCTGTAACCTCTGCCAATAATCCCTTAAAAAGCCATGAAGGGCTTACTGAAATTCCAAGCATTTCGGGCAATCTCTTAAAGTCTTCCTTATGCGAAAGAGTGTCACTCTTCCATACTGGCTCTTTGGTGGTAGGCGATCCCAATGACCCAAATGTCTGGAACTTGAGTCATAGTCGAAAGAAAGTCACCCAAAGATGCCGTAGTAGATTTCAATGGCTGTGGCGTCCCTTTCGTGGCAGACAACGCAACCCCATAACGAATAAACCCAAAATACAGGCTGTAGTGCATAAAAGTTATTTTGTTAAATGGACCAAACCACCGGAATGCCTGCACCATGGCTACGGTGGAGCTAGGTTCACAACATTGGCAGCAGATGTGGAAGCGTCAGTTTTAAGACGCTGTCGTTCAGCTTTATTTTAA